A window of Marinobacter sp. F4206 genomic DNA:
ATAGCCCCGCTGCAGAAAGGTGGAATAGATCGCCACCACGGGTTTTGCACCATCACAGGCTAGGCCCGCCGCCAGGGTGACCGAATGCTGTTCGGCAATGGCGACGTCGAAGTAGCGGTCCGGGAAGCGTTCGGAGAAGGCCAGCAGGTCCGAGCCTTCACACATGGCCGGAGTGATGCCCACAACCCGTTCGTCCTGCGCTGCCGCATCACACAGCCATTGGCCAAAGATGTTGGCGTACTTTGGCTTGGTCGGCTTGGGTTTGATCGGTTCCGGTTTGCTGGGAGGTACCGGTTCAATCTTGTTAATGGCATGGTAACCAATGGGATCCGCCTCCGCGGGGGCGAAGCCTTTACCCTTGGTGGTCACCACGTGCAGAAACTGTGGGCCCTCCAGCTCCCGAATGTTTTCCAGGGTTTCCACCAGCAGCGGCAGGTCGTGGCCATCAATCGGGCCGATGTAATTGAAACCAAGCTCTTCGAACAGGGTGCCGGGCGCGATCATGCCCTTGAAGTGCTCTTCCGTCTTCTTGGCCAGTGCCATCAGGTGAGGGGTGCCCTGAAGCACCTTCTTGCTGCTGTCCCGAACCTGGTTATAGGTCCGGCTGGAGAGCAGCTTGGCAAAGTAATTGGACAGGCCTCCGACGTTGTGGGAGATCGACATGTCGTTGTCATTCAGAATCACCAGCATATCGGCATGCAGGTGGCCGGCATGGTTCAGGGCTTCGAAGGCCATGCCTGCGGTCATGGCGCCGTCGCCGATCACGGCGATGCTCTTGCGACCGGTTTTCTGAAGGCGCGCGGCGATGGCCATGCCCAGTGCGGCGCTGATGGATGTGCTGGAATGGCCCACACCAAAGGTGTCGTACTCACTTTCGGCCCGCTTCGGGAATCCGGCCAGACCGTCTTTGCGACGGATCGTGCCCATCTGTTCCCGCCGGCCGGTCAGTATCTTGTGGGGATAGGCCTGATGGCCCACATCCCAGACCAGTCGGTCTTCCGGGGTGTTGAACACGTAATGCAGAGCAACGGTCAGTTCCAGTACGCCCAGCCCTGCGCCGAAATGGCCGCCGGTCTGACCGACCGACCACAGCAGAAACGCCCTGAGCTCCCTGGCCAGCTGGGTGAGCTGGTCAGCCGGCAGCTCTCGCAACTGAGCCGGTGAATCCATCCGGTCCAGCAGAGGCGTGTTGGGCCGCTGTGACGGAATTTCCTTGAAAATATAAGTGTCCTGCATCTGCTCGGGTCTTTTCCGGAATGTTCGGCAACTGCCTGGCATTATAGGGGAACAGGGGCGCCTGTTTCACACCAATCGGGCCAGTTGTTGCGAGATTGTTAAGCTCAGTGTGCGCCCTTCAGGCGCCGGGATTCAATGGGTTCGTGCCACCACGTAATCGGCCATGGCGCGCAGTGGATCCGCCTCTGGCCCAAAGTCCCTGAGGCTTTTCAGCGCACGCGCCAGCAACGCGGCCAAATGCTCACGAGCACCGTCCACGCCAAGCAGGGCCGGATAGGTGGGTTTGGCGCGGGCGGCGTCTGATCCCTGAGGCTTGCCAATAACCGCGGTATCACCTTCGATGTCCAGCAGGTCATCCTGCACCTGGAACGCCAACCCCAATGCCTTGGCATAAGTTGCCAGATTGTCCAGGGTTGATTTGGGCACTGAGGGAGCTGTCAGTGCACCCAGCTTTACACTGGCCTCGATCAGAGCGCCAGTCTTGTGCCGGTGCATGGTTTCGAGCTGGGCGAGTGACAGGGTTTTGCCAACGGATTCCAGATCAATGGCCTGGCCACCGACCATGCCGTAATGGCCGCTTGCCCCTGCCAGCTCGTGCACCATGGCGAGACGCGCGGCAGCGTCGATGTTGTCGTTTCCGGACAGGCAGCGGAACGCCAGCGCCTGGAGTGCGTCGCCGGCAAGAATGGCGGTGGCCTCGTCGAACGCGATGTGGGCGGTCGGTCGGCCCCGGCGCAATTCGTCATCGTCCATCGCGGGCAGGTCGTCATGGATCAGGGAGTAAGCATGGATCAGCTCCACCGCACAGGCGGGTGCCAGCGCCTCGTCACCTGTCTGGCCGGCGGCCTTGGCCGCCGCCAGGCACAGGGCCGGCCGAATCCGCTTGCCTCCGCCAAGCACACTGTACCGCATGGCGTCCTGCAGTCGCTCGGAAGCGGAGCCGTGCGCGAGGCAGCGCTCCAGTTCGGCGTCCACCCGGCCCCGGCAGGCCTCGAGGAAATCCAGCGCCAGCTTGTTCTGGTCAGTCATCAGTCGGCGTCGTCCGGCGTAAACGGTTGGGTTCCCAGGGTGCCATCGCTGTTCTGAACCAGTTGCTCGACCCTCTGTTCGGCATTTTTCAGTGCCTGTTGGCATTCCCGGGTAAGCTTTACGCCGCGTTCGAACGCGGTCAGAGACTGTTCGAGCGACAGCTCGCCCTGTTCCAGATTCCGCACGAGCGTTTCCAGTTCATCAAGGGACTTTTCAAAATCGGCAATGGATGTGGCGCCTTGTTCACTGGCCATCAGGGGCCCTCCGATCGGGTGGCAGAATTTCGCGGATTATATCAGAGCTTGTGGGCTATCGCTGCCAGTGGAACCGGCGGCAATGCTGAGGTTGTGCATTCGGCCCCCAGGTTTGTTCGCTAACCCGGACTTCACCGCGCCGGGAAACACTGACGACGGTGGTGGCGCGGGTCCCGTAGGCGTCGCCGACAATAAAGGGTGACGACAGGAAGCGCTCGGTCTCGATACCGATGCCGGTATCCGGCAGCAGGTTGTCCGGCGCCGGTGTTGTGTCCTGGAGCAGGGCAATCAGCTCCTGGTGTAACGCTTCCCCGTCACCGCTGGCGGATGCCACGGCGTCGCCCACGGCCTGCCGCAGGCGCAGCAGTTTGGGCCACGGCGTCTGCAGTAGATGATTACTCAGGCCATACACGCCGCGGTGAATGTCCCGCCCGGGATGGGCGTCCCGGTTGCTGTAATACCAACCCGAGGAGTCGCTCAGATGCACAAGGTTGAAACCCGCGTACTGCCCGGGTTTCGCAGCCAGGCTGGCTGCCAGGTCCGGGATCGGTTCCTCAAGGGCTCGCAAGGGCAGTTCCCCGCGACTGTGGCGGCCGTCTTCCGGTGTACCTTCGCGGACGTTGGTCACGGCGTTGACGGTGCCATCCCGAGATACCGCAAGCCAGGTGCCACCGGATTGAAGGTCCCGGCCGGCCAGTATCTGGGTGCCCCGAGCCGTCTCCCACCAGTCCATTGGCGCTGTCGGGCGGCGGAAAAACTCGTCCCGGTTAGCAGCTACCACCAGGGGGAAATGGCGACTCTGGCCAAGGGCAAAGGCAATAAGGCACATGGTGTCTCGCGACGCTCCTGGAGTTAATGAAGTTGGCAGTTGCGGTGTGTATCATACCAGCCTTGTTTCCCGGGGCTATGGACAAGGCGATGACCCTGATCTACGTATTTGCTTCCTATCTGGCGCTTGGTGCCCTGGCAGGCACGCTGGCGGGTCTGTTTGGCATCGGTGGCGGGCTGATTATTGTCCCGGTCCTGATATTCAGTTTCGGGCTCCAGGGCATCAGTCCTGAAGTGGCGGCCCACCTGGCGGTTGGCACGTCGCTGGCGACCATCGTGTTCACCTCCCTCAGCTCCATTCGCTCGCATCACAAGCACGAGGCTGTCCGCTGGGACATTTTCCGGCCCATGGCAGTAGGCATCGTGGTTGGTGCGGTGGTTGGCGCCTGGTCCGCGTCGCTGTTGAGCGGGCCGGCACTGGAACTGGTGATCGGGGTTTTCGTCATCGCGGTTGCCATCAAGATGCTGACCGGTGCTAACCC
This region includes:
- a CDS encoding polyprenyl synthetase family protein, yielding MTDQNKLALDFLEACRGRVDAELERCLAHGSASERLQDAMRYSVLGGGKRIRPALCLAAAKAAGQTGDEALAPACAVELIHAYSLIHDDLPAMDDDELRRGRPTAHIAFDEATAILAGDALQALAFRCLSGNDNIDAAARLAMVHELAGASGHYGMVGGQAIDLESVGKTLSLAQLETMHRHKTGALIEASVKLGALTAPSVPKSTLDNLATYAKALGLAFQVQDDLLDIEGDTAVIGKPQGSDAARAKPTYPALLGVDGAREHLAALLARALKSLRDFGPEADPLRAMADYVVARTH
- the dxs gene encoding 1-deoxy-D-xylulose-5-phosphate synthase — protein: MQDTYIFKEIPSQRPNTPLLDRMDSPAQLRELPADQLTQLARELRAFLLWSVGQTGGHFGAGLGVLELTVALHYVFNTPEDRLVWDVGHQAYPHKILTGRREQMGTIRRKDGLAGFPKRAESEYDTFGVGHSSTSISAALGMAIAARLQKTGRKSIAVIGDGAMTAGMAFEALNHAGHLHADMLVILNDNDMSISHNVGGLSNYFAKLLSSRTYNQVRDSSKKVLQGTPHLMALAKKTEEHFKGMIAPGTLFEELGFNYIGPIDGHDLPLLVETLENIRELEGPQFLHVVTTKGKGFAPAEADPIGYHAINKIEPVPPSKPEPIKPKPTKPKYANIFGQWLCDAAAQDERVVGITPAMCEGSDLLAFSERFPDRYFDVAIAEQHSVTLAAGLACDGAKPVVAIYSTFLQRGYDQLIHDVAIQNLDVLFAIDRAGLVGEDGPTHAGAFDISYLRCIPNMVVMTPSDENETRQLLHTGLMISGPAAVRYPRGTGPGVRIEQELQALTIGKGRLIREGGDIAILNFGTLLAPALEAAEALGATVADMRFVKPLDEEMVLALAEQHELLVTLEENAIAGGAGSAVTEFLSRCEVTMPVLQLGLPDAFIDHGKHGELLHDCGLDADGIRVAIEERMERLQRQRLKAVK
- a CDS encoding exodeoxyribonuclease VII small subunit, translated to MASEQGATSIADFEKSLDELETLVRNLEQGELSLEQSLTAFERGVKLTRECQQALKNAEQRVEQLVQNSDGTLGTQPFTPDDAD
- a CDS encoding NRDE family protein, producing MCLIAFALGQSRHFPLVVAANRDEFFRRPTAPMDWWETARGTQILAGRDLQSGGTWLAVSRDGTVNAVTNVREGTPEDGRHSRGELPLRALEEPIPDLAASLAAKPGQYAGFNLVHLSDSSGWYYSNRDAHPGRDIHRGVYGLSNHLLQTPWPKLLRLRQAVGDAVASASGDGEALHQELIALLQDTTPAPDNLLPDTGIGIETERFLSSPFIVGDAYGTRATTVVSVSRRGEVRVSEQTWGPNAQPQHCRRFHWQR